Sequence from the Bacillota bacterium genome:
GGGCATTGCTTCCGGTTATGCTGAGTCCTTGATTTTGCGGGCCGCGGATGTTTGTCTCAAGGAGCGGCGCCCCTTGATTTTGGCGGTGCGGGAAACTCCTTTGAATGCCATTCACCTGGACAACATGCTGCGGGTGACCCAGGCCGGGGCTATTGTGATGCCGCCGGTACCGGCCTTTTACACCAAACCCGTCACCGTCGATGATATTTGCACTCAGTTTGTCGGGAGGATCTTGGCCCGATTTGGCCTCTCGGTAGCGGGGTATCAGGTGTGGGAAGGGTAGCATTCCCATTGGAACCAGGTTTTGACAGCCTCCCAAACTTGTATTTTTCGAAAAGTATGATATACTATTAGTGCAGTCAAACGTCGCGGGGTGGAGCAGCTGGTAGCGCGTCGGGCTCATAACCCGAAGGTTGTCGGTTCGAATCCGGCCCCCGCAACCAATTAGTATGGTAAATCCCTCACACCGGTTGAGGGATTTTGCCGATCAAGATGGCGGCGTAGCTCAGTTGGCTAGAGCATACGGTTCATACCCGTAGTGTCACTGGTTCGAATCCAGTCGCCGCTACCAAAGCCAAAAACCCCAGCTTTCCCCTTTGGGGGGAAGCTGGGGTTTCCCTTTTTACTTGCGATTGTTCTATTTCTCCTCGTTGCCTCGGGGGACCGCTGACCAGCTGCTGTAGCCCCACTGCTTAGCCGTTCTTTCCATGATAATAAAGCTAAGGAGGCCAAAGACAGGAATCTGGATAACTTGGGCGACGATCCGCGGCAGCAGCAGGGGAGCAAAGGGAATCCCAAAGAGCATGTTCAAGAACCAGGGAACCATCAGTACCGAGGTAATCACTTGGCCAACGGCGATGGCGATGATCAGCTTGAGCTTGGTGATTGACTGCCTACCCTGGGCCAGCATCATCCATCCGGGAATAGCTCCCGTCAAGGCCGAGGTCAAGGTGAAATGGGGGACATAGGCTCCCATGGGATTGATCATATACCCTAGGACGTCGGCCACCGCGCCTACGATTGCCCCCGCCAGAGGACCAAACATCAGGCCCGCCAAGATGATGGGCAATCCACCAAATCCAATCCTAATTCCTTCCACACCGGCAATCGCGATTCTGATACTGGCCACCCGGGCTAACACCACACTGAGGGCCACCAGTAAACTCAAAAATACCCACTGTCTCGTCTTCAGTCTTACTCCCTCCTCTGATAATGTGCGGCATGCCTCACCACACCAAAGAGGGTCCTTCATAGTTCGCTCTTCGATGGGCAGCGGACGCGATACCATACCGCGGGTTTCCCCTTCGTTCAGAGACAACGTCCCATTCCCTGACACTTAACGCATGGTACCTACTCTGCCGCGTGAGATTGTAGTCTGATCATATCACTCTGGGATTGAGGGGGCAATACTGGACTGACCTATCTATGGCTTGGTATTTCAAAGGGATCCGATAGGAATAGGAGGAGCCGTTGTGGTATTGCTAAGCAAGACAAAGGGCGCTGTTTGGTTAGTACCATCAACGTCTCAGGACAAACTAGTCAGACAGCGACAGGTGAGGAGAGATTGCCTATGCAGATATCTAAGGTAAATATCCAGGGTGTGGAGATAGCTCTGGTGGACAGCAGTGAAGTGCTGATCAAGGATGGACAGTCGGCACTAGACATATTGATGACAGTATCCTATGAGAGCGGGTGCAATCGGATCGTTCTCGATAAGTCCGTCATTTGTGAGGACTTTTTCAACCTGCGAACGGGGATTGCCGGTGAGGTGCTGCAGAAGGTGGTTAACTACCAACTGAAGGTGGCTATCGTGGGGGATTTCTCCATGTACACCAGCAAGAGTCTGGCGGATTTTATCTATGAAAGCAACCAGGGCCGCCACGTCTTCTTTGTTTCCACCACGGAAGAGGCTATCGAGAAGCTTAGCGGGAGTTGAATCTGGCAACTCCCGCTAAGCTTTTATACGTTATTGCTGAGCATCCTCTAGTAGGACAACCTCTAAACCCTGTGCCAGTCATCCATTGGTAGAATACCGCGAAAGTATCCTAGTCAGTGACCACCACTTAACGATTGACAATACTGGGTTTCTCCTCTACAATATATACCGTACGGGGGTATTGTAGTAGGATGCAAAATGCTTGATCGAATCGAGGGTTTTGCCCAGTTGAGATTGGGCACTGTTATCGATAGAGGTGACAATCATGGCAACTACAGAAGATATGCGCAAAGGGACGCTCAAGATCGGTGGAATGACCTGCGCCGCCTGCGCCAATCGCGTGGAAAGGGCCTTGTCCAAGGCCGAAGGGGTCAAGGGCGCCAACGTGAACCTGGCTGCAGAAAAGGCTGCCGTTGAGTATGATCCCGAGCTGGTGGATTTAAATAGATTGGCTGAAATTGTTGAAGACCAGGGGTATCGAGTGATTCGGGATCGGGTGGAACTGGGAATCACCGGGATGACCTGTGCGGCTTGTGCTAACCGAGTGGAAAAGGGTCTGGCTAAGCTGCCAGGGGTGAGCAACGCAGTGGTCAACCTGGCGGCGGAGAAGGCAGTCATCGAGTACGACAGCTCCACCGTCAGTGTCTCGCAGCTGAAGCAAACCGTGGCGGATTTGGGATACAGTGCCCACGATATTGCCGATAGTGAAGAAGCCGATGCTGAAAGGGCGGCCCGGGAGAGTGAGATTCGCCGTCAACAGCGAATGTTCATTTTGTCTGCAGTATTGTCCGCACCGATGCTGTTGGGGATGATTGCCCATATGGTGGGCATCACCGGCAAGTGGGTCAATGTGGTGATGGATCCCATGGTCCAGTGGGTCCTGGCCACTCCGGTACAGTTTATCGCCGGCTGGCAGTTCTATAAGGATTCCTACTATACCCTGCGGGCCAGGAGTGCCAACATGTCGGTGTTAGTGGCCCTGGGTACTAGTGCCGCTTATTTCTACAGCCTCGCAGTGATTCTCTGGGATCACCTCTTTGAACAGCAGGGTGTCTACTTTGAAAGCTCCGCAGTGATCATTACCCTAGTCCTCTTGGGTAAGCTCCTTGAGGCTAGGGCCAAGGGACGAACCTCAGAGGCGATGCGCAAGCTGATGGAACTGCAGGCCAAGACAGCTCGGGTGGTTCGAGGCGGGGAGCAAATCGACATTCCCATCGAGGAAGTAGTGGTTGGGGATATCGTTGTAGTGCGTCCCGGAGAGAAGATTCCCGTCGATGGCATCATCGTCGAAGGCAGTTCCTCGATAGATGAATCGATGTTAACCGGCGAGAGCGTTCCCGTGGATAAGACGGTGGGCGATGAGGTCATCGGTGCTACCATTAACAAACACGGTTCCTTTAAGTTTGAAGCCAGGAAAGTGGGCGCTGAGACCACCTTGGCCCAAATCGTCAAGATCGTGGAGGAAGCCCAGGGCTCCAAGGCTCCGATTCAGCGCTTTGCCGACGTCATCTCCGGCAGATTTGTCCCTGCGGTCATCGCGGTGGCGGTAATTACCTTCTTTGCTTGGTGGCTCTGGGGCGATCCCGGCAACTTCAGTCGGGCCTTGATTAACATGACCGCGGTATTGGGCATCGCCTGTCCCTGTGCCCTGGGTTTAGCTACTCCTACTTCCATCATGGTGGGTACCGGTAAGGGTGCGGAAAATGGGATTCTGTTCAAGGGTGGGGAGCATCTGGAACTGGCCCACAAGGTAAATGCCGTAGTTTTGGATAAGACCGGTACCATCACCAAGGGTGAACCCGCGGTGACCGATGTTATCGGTGTGGGTGGTTACTCAGAGGATCAGGTGCTGCAGTTGGCGGCCGTCGCGGAAAGGGGCTCAGAGCACCCCCTCGGCCAGGCGATTATCACCGGAGCCGAGGCCAAGGGGCTGGCCCAGAGCGAGCCTGAGAACTTTGCTGCCATTCCGGGGCAGGGAATTAGTGCCACCGTCGATGGTCACTCGGTGTATTTGGGTAACCGTCGGTTGATGGAAGAGCAGGGAATTTCCACCGAAGAACTCGATGAGAAGGTGCAGCGGCTAGAGTCTGAAGGTAAGACCGCGATGCTGCTGGCGGTAGATGGCCAGCTGGCAGGAATTGTGGCTGTGGCCGATACCGTCAAACCCACCTCCCGACAGGCCATTGAGGTTCTCAAGTCCATGGGCGTTGATGTTTACATGCTAACGGGGGATAACAGAAGGACCGCCCAGGCCATTGCCGCCCAGGTGGGACTTGATCCCCAGCACGTGCTGGCGGAAGTACTGCCTGAGGAGAAGGCCCGGGAAGTCGAGAAACTGCAGCAGCGGGGTCTCACCGTTGGTATGGTGGGCGATGGCATCAACGATGCCCCGGCTCTAGCAACGGCCGATGTTGGCTTTGCCATCGGTACCGGCACCGACGTAGCCATTGAATCCGGGGATGTTACCCTGATGCAGGGAGACCTGCAGGGGATTCCCGCGGCCATTCAGCTTAGTCGCAGCACTATGCGCAACATCAAGCAGAACCTCTTCTGGGCCTTAGTGTACAACAGCCTTGGGATTCCCGTTGCCGCCTTTGGCTTCCTGCCTCCGATTCTAGCGGGAGCGGCGATGGCCTTTAGTTCCGTCTCCGTGGTCTCCAATGCCTTGCGTCTGCGGCGGTGGCGCTACCGGCAGCAGGGGTAAGAGGATAAGCAGGTTCTCGACTAGCACCAGTGGGAGATAGGTGACAACTGAATACCAACAACGAAGCTAATGGATAGGTAATGTATCTAGGTAGATATGAACTAATCAGACCCGGAGGGGGAGTTTCCCCTTTCGGGTTTCTGTTGTTTGTGGTAAGGGGTAATCCATCGAGGAATCGCCGGGGATGAGGGGAACTACTTCCTTGGAGTAAGGCAAAGAAAACATCTACACATACGAAGGAGAGTATAGGATGAATCAACGGGCATTAACAATCAGCTGTTATATCGGTTATTTTCTCATTGGAGTCATCGGTTTGGTCTATGCTCCGGCACTGCCCCTGATGATCGATAACTTCGGGATCACTTTAGTGGCTGCCGGGGCGATCTTTCCCGCCAAGTCCATTGGGTCCTTAATCGGATCCCCCTTGGGCGGGAGGCTCTCTGACTATTGGGGACGAAAACCGGTAGTTCTGTGGGGCTGTGTGATTCAAGGCGTTGCCTTGGCGATGATTGCCCTATGTTCCCAGTGGTGGATGGTACTGGCCCTCTTTGCCTTGGCGGGAATCGGGGGCGGGTTTGTCAATATCCCCTTGAATGCACTGATCTCCGATATTAATCCCCACCGCCGGGGAGCTGCCCTAAACACCCTCCACGCCCTTTTTGGTCTGGGATCCCTGGTGGGACCATTGCTAGTGGGGTTTGTACTGTCCCTGCAGGTCTCCTGGCAGGCGGTTTTTTGTGCCGTTGCCGGCTTCTGGCTCCTCTATGGATTGTTGATGGCCACTCAGAAATTTCCCCAGACGCAAGGACAAAGCCGTGCCGGCAGAAGCCGTACCCAACAGAGCACCGTGGCTTTGTCAGACCTGCTGCGCCACCCGGTCTTCTTACTCCTATTGAGCATTGCCTTTGTCTATAACGGCCTGGCCCATGGTCTGGTAGGTTGGCTCAATACCTATATGGATAGTCTGGACTTTTCCGTATTGGTGGGCTCTGGACTGGTGTCCTTGTTTTATCTGGGACTAACCACTGGGCGCTTTACCTGCCGAGTCTATTCTGACTCCCTAGGTTACTCCAAGGTCCTGCTGCTCTGTGCCTTGGGCAGTGTAATCTTCTATCCCTTGGCAGTGTTGGCTACCTCTCCACTACTTATCGCCCTGGGAGTGACTTTGGCGGGCTTTTCACTTTCGGGGCTGTATCCCACGGGGTTGGCCTATGTCAACACCCTCTTTCCCGATGGGGCAGGGACAACCATCGGGGTGATGTCGGTGGCGATGTCCACGGGAGCTACCGCTCTTCCCTGGCTGATTGGTGTCTTAGCTGAGACTAGGGGATTTCGCTTCGGTCTGGGGCTTGGGGCTGTCACTGCCCTGTGGCTGTTGATCGCCGCGCTATGGGTGCGAGCCTTGGAGCAAAGAGTGCATCGTCCCACTGGGGTGGCGGGATAGGTGGACGAGTAGAAAGGAAAAAGCCAAGCCCTTCGGTAGTTTATTAATGTCGGGAAAATTCTGACGGTGGAAGGGAGATGGACCTATGCAACAGCTGAGGATCGGTCTCGTTGGGTACAAGTTTATGGGTAAAGCCCACAGCCACGCCTATAAGGACGTGGGGATGTTCTTCGATCTGCCGGTGGAACCGGTGATGCAAGCCATTTGCGGCCGGGACGAAGATTGGGTGAAACGTTCTGCCCAAAAGTTCGGCTGGGCCAGCTATGAAACGGATTGGAGAAAGCTAGTTCAGCGGGATGACATTGATGTCATCGATGTCACCGCTCCCAGCAACGTCCACAAGGAGATTGTCCTTGCTGCCGCGGAAGCCGGAAAGCACATCTTCTGCGAAAAGCCCTTAGCCTTAACCTTGGCCGATGCTAAAGAAATGCTGGAGGCAGTGACCAAGGCCGGCGTGAAGCACATGATCGGTTTTAACTACCGCCGCGCTCCGGCGCTATCCTTGGCAAAGCGAATGGTTGAGGAAGGTCGGTTAGGAAAGATCTATCACTTCCGTGGTCAGTATCTCCAGGACTTTGTCGTTGATCCCAACTTTCCATTAGTGTGGCGTCTGCGCCGGGATATTGCCGGTTCAGGATCCTTAGGGGATCTGGGTGCCCATACCATTGATATTGCTCGGTGGCTGGTGGGCGAGATTGCCGAGGTAGTGGGGATGAGTGAGACCTTCATTAAGGAGCGTCCCCTGCCAACTTCCATGGAGGGTCTCAGCGCCACCGGTGGCGGCGAGAACGCGGAGATGGGAGAGGTCACCGTCGATGATGGTACCGCCTTCCTAGCCCGGTTTGCCAATGGTGCGATGGGAACCTTTGAAGCGACCCGGTTTGCCACGGGACACGATAACACCAACTGGTTTGAGATTAACGGCAGTAAGGGAGCTATTCGCTTCAACTTCGAGCGGATGAATGAACTGGAGTATTACAACCGCGAGGATGAAGATGGTTACCGAGGCTTTCGAGTGATCCAGGCTACACATCCCAGCCATCCTTACATGGAGGCCTGGTGGCCGGCGGGACACATTATTGGCTATGAGCACACCTTTATCCACGAGATGAAGGACTTCTTCGAGTGTATTGTTGAGGATCGGATGCCGGAGCCTAACTTCGTCGATGGTGTTGAGTGCCAGCGAGTGATTGAGGCGGTGGAGAAGTCGGTAGTAGAGAGAACTTGGGTGCAGGTTAAGTAAGCTATCTCTTACGGA
This genomic interval carries:
- a CDS encoding UbiX family flavin prenyltransferase, translating into MTRLVVAVTGASGSILAVRLLEALAQRDCEVHLVVSDAAQQTLELETDYKLDYLASLADRTYSNRDVSAALASGSFPVTGMVVVPCSVKTLAGIASGYAESLILRAADVCLKERRPLILAVRETPLNAIHLDNMLRVTQAGAIVMPPVPAFYTKPVTVDDICTQFVGRILARFGLSVAGYQVWEG
- a CDS encoding DUF4180 domain-containing protein yields the protein MQISKVNIQGVEIALVDSSEVLIKDGQSALDILMTVSYESGCNRIVLDKSVICEDFFNLRTGIAGEVLQKVVNYQLKVAIVGDFSMYTSKSLADFIYESNQGRHVFFVSTTEEAIEKLSGS
- a CDS encoding Gfo/Idh/MocA family oxidoreductase; protein product: MQQLRIGLVGYKFMGKAHSHAYKDVGMFFDLPVEPVMQAICGRDEDWVKRSAQKFGWASYETDWRKLVQRDDIDVIDVTAPSNVHKEIVLAAAEAGKHIFCEKPLALTLADAKEMLEAVTKAGVKHMIGFNYRRAPALSLAKRMVEEGRLGKIYHFRGQYLQDFVVDPNFPLVWRLRRDIAGSGSLGDLGAHTIDIARWLVGEIAEVVGMSETFIKERPLPTSMEGLSATGGGENAEMGEVTVDDGTAFLARFANGAMGTFEATRFATGHDNTNWFEINGSKGAIRFNFERMNELEYYNREDEDGYRGFRVIQATHPSHPYMEAWWPAGHIIGYEHTFIHEMKDFFECIVEDRMPEPNFVDGVECQRVIEAVEKSVVERTWVQVK
- a CDS encoding copper-translocating P-type ATPase; protein product: MATTEDMRKGTLKIGGMTCAACANRVERALSKAEGVKGANVNLAAEKAAVEYDPELVDLNRLAEIVEDQGYRVIRDRVELGITGMTCAACANRVEKGLAKLPGVSNAVVNLAAEKAVIEYDSSTVSVSQLKQTVADLGYSAHDIADSEEADAERAARESEIRRQQRMFILSAVLSAPMLLGMIAHMVGITGKWVNVVMDPMVQWVLATPVQFIAGWQFYKDSYYTLRARSANMSVLVALGTSAAYFYSLAVILWDHLFEQQGVYFESSAVIITLVLLGKLLEARAKGRTSEAMRKLMELQAKTARVVRGGEQIDIPIEEVVVGDIVVVRPGEKIPVDGIIVEGSSSIDESMLTGESVPVDKTVGDEVIGATINKHGSFKFEARKVGAETTLAQIVKIVEEAQGSKAPIQRFADVISGRFVPAVIAVAVITFFAWWLWGDPGNFSRALINMTAVLGIACPCALGLATPTSIMVGTGKGAENGILFKGGEHLELAHKVNAVVLDKTGTITKGEPAVTDVIGVGGYSEDQVLQLAAVAERGSEHPLGQAIITGAEAKGLAQSEPENFAAIPGQGISATVDGHSVYLGNRRLMEEQGISTEELDEKVQRLESEGKTAMLLAVDGQLAGIVAVADTVKPTSRQAIEVLKSMGVDVYMLTGDNRRTAQAIAAQVGLDPQHVLAEVLPEEKAREVEKLQQRGLTVGMVGDGINDAPALATADVGFAIGTGTDVAIESGDVTLMQGDLQGIPAAIQLSRSTMRNIKQNLFWALVYNSLGIPVAAFGFLPPILAGAAMAFSSVSVVSNALRLRRWRYRQQG
- a CDS encoding MFS transporter, producing the protein MNQRALTISCYIGYFLIGVIGLVYAPALPLMIDNFGITLVAAGAIFPAKSIGSLIGSPLGGRLSDYWGRKPVVLWGCVIQGVALAMIALCSQWWMVLALFALAGIGGGFVNIPLNALISDINPHRRGAALNTLHALFGLGSLVGPLLVGFVLSLQVSWQAVFCAVAGFWLLYGLLMATQKFPQTQGQSRAGRSRTQQSTVALSDLLRHPVFLLLLSIAFVYNGLAHGLVGWLNTYMDSLDFSVLVGSGLVSLFYLGLTTGRFTCRVYSDSLGYSKVLLLCALGSVIFYPLAVLATSPLLIALGVTLAGFSLSGLYPTGLAYVNTLFPDGAGTTIGVMSVAMSTGATALPWLIGVLAETRGFRFGLGLGAVTALWLLIAALWVRALEQRVHRPTGVAG
- a CDS encoding folate family ECF transporter S component is translated as MKDPLWCGEACRTLSEEGVRLKTRQWVFLSLLVALSVVLARVASIRIAIAGVEGIRIGFGGLPIILAGLMFGPLAGAIVGAVADVLGYMINPMGAYVPHFTLTSALTGAIPGWMMLAQGRQSITKLKLIIAIAVGQVITSVLMVPWFLNMLFGIPFAPLLLPRIVAQVIQIPVFGLLSFIIMERTAKQWGYSSWSAVPRGNEEK